AAGAGTACAACAAATTCTGGTGGCCATGGGAGTGCTACCAACATATTGTTTTGGTCAATGTTGAGCCAGTGAAGATGGGACAAGATTGCCTATGGCTAGACAAACTCAACGTCAGAAGGTTATGATGGTGAAATTGTTACCATCTCACTTTTGGTATTTGTTGGTATGACACCCTAAAGAGATCACATGGATGATTGATTTTGTTTTGGTTGATATCCCATTGGTGTACTATGTGATATTAGGAAGGCCAAGCTTGAATGCCTTAAAAGCAATATCCTTGACTCATTATTCCTCATGAAATTTCTGAGGTGATTAAGGCATAACTTATATTTGTTATCTAGTGGTGTTGAGAGGCAAGTCAAAGGGTACAAAAGACACTTACAATAGGGAACATAGATGTCAGAGATGAGGATGTTTTTGCTTGAATGTCTTTTGATGTGCCTGAAATAGACCTTCAAGTCATTGTCTACAAACTCAATGTGGACCTAAACTATCAATTACTAAATGCAAAAGAATAAGAGTTTTGCAGGAAAAAGGATTAAAGCCATCATTGAAGAGGCAAGCAGATTATGCGCATGATTCATTTGAGAAGTCAAATATGTGGAGTGGTTGGAAAATGTGGTTTTGGTGAAGAAACCCAACAAAAAATGAAGGACACGTGTAGGAGTTTATTGATGTGGATATGGTGTGCTTGAAGTACATTAAGGGGATAGTGTGGTTTTTAGGCAAGTGGGTAGCCAATTTTTCATTGGCAGGCCCTTAGCATTCCATAGGAATGTCCAATATCTTCAGATAATGAAGTTAGAAAAAGAAGGGGGTAAAGAGTAAAAGTTCATCCTACAGGTTGCCTAACACTGGCAAGATAAAAGTGAATAATGATCATAAAGCAAGGACACCCCACTATGTACCAGAGAAAAGCCACCAGCAGCAGGGAGGAAAGATAGAGGAGTAAGAGAAGCAAGAAAACGAGGGAAGACATGcaagaaagaggaaaaaaaaatttacatataAATCACTAACATGAGGCCACAAGGGCTTGGAGCTTGTTGACAATTTAGTAGAGTAGCAGCATAGTATGTGAGTGAAAGTGAGAGGAATCAATCCTATTTATGAAACCTCAATGGTCCATATTGAAACAGCTATTAGGCTAggtatgctatatggatcaaaatgttaggtgactaagaaacaatatatccaaaaattTAAAGCTTCCAAAATGAGactgcttagatggatgagtgttataacattgaaagataaattaagaaatgtaaCATATTCTTGGTAAGTTAGGGGTAGCttttgtagaagataagataagggagggacgactcagatggtatgggcacttgcaacgtaagCCACGTAGTGtactagtgaggaagagtgagttagttactgtgaggggcaaTAGAaaaggtaggggtagacctaaaataacttggaatgagatagtgagtaaggatttaatagccctgaatttgtctaaagaaattgtccatgatcgcataaattgacggaaaaagattcatgtagctgaccccacctagtgggacttaaggcttggttttgttgttgttgttgtttgtaaTGGTCCAGTTTGAACTTGGATGGAGGGCTAGGATTCAACCGTACTCAATGCCAACAACATGATGACACTGTGTTAACTGGAAGGTGGGGGTCTATTGTAATTTGGAGGAGTGGGACCTCTTGAGAGATGAAAGGATGCACATAAGTCTCCCCCTGACAATAGATGGATAGAACTCCCGTCCTAGTTCTCCCACCTAAAACATGGagtatttaaaagaaaaatgcaGGTCATATGGATTTGGCCTTTGGCGAGAGTCAAGCTGAACCACACCACCTCAAATTGTGAGAAAATTAAACTAACAATGTGTTGCCAAATTGAGAGAACCGAGATGACCTGCATCCCATCGCTGTGCAACTGCCTGCAAGCCGTGGCATGTTGGAGAACCTAGTGACCAAGTTGACCGGCCAAAGCTTATCCAATTTGATTAGACGATTTAACCAAGGGAACCTTAAGAAAATGACTAAACAAAGAGAACTGATTCACTAAGGTAATCATGCACTATCGGTGGAAATGCACAGTAGTCATACAGAGTTAGGATATTAGTGTAGTGAGGCAGTTTCTCCAAGAATTATAAAATTTACCTTGGGTTACTCCCCTCACCTGCATTGCTAGCACCTGGGGCTTGGGGTGGTGGTATCAATTTGGGGTAAAATTTGCAGTAAACACAATGGGCCTCTGTAGTTGACTAAAAAGCGAGATCAAACAGTGCGGACCCAACTCACCCCTCAACACACAGCCTGCCTTGTTTCTATGCAGCAGAGAGAAGTCCATAGAGTCCAACTTATCAATAGGTTCCATTTGAaccattataaaaaaaaaagcagcATGAGGCTTGGAAGGAGGTAAGCTTATATGTTACCCAACAACTCTACTTCATATCTTCGTCCTGCACTTGAGTCGGAGAGATGGCCATTGGCATATATCATCTTCCTACCCCATACTAACTTGAGTTGGAGAGATGGCCTCCCATGGCACTACTTTGTTTTGTCGGAAGTTCAGAACCAATCTCTAGCTGGTTGGATTTTGATGGCAACAAAATAGAAAGTTTTCTTGTTTGGAAATTATTGGAAAGTGCATCTTGTAGGTGGTAAAATGTTCCAATCGAGAACGAGATTAGAAAAGCAAGTGGCTTATATACATGTATGGGCGCAAAACCAAATGTCTTAAGCTTTTGAGGTCGTGTTGGTGCTTGGccacatatatataaataatgaaGACACCCTCAGTACTGACTAGAGATATTTGAGTTGATGCTTTTTTTGGCAATTTGATGGTTTGTTGTGGTTCAAGTATTGATGGATGCCCAATTCATTCATGGGTTTTGAGCATCTTTGCTGTGGTTGAATGGTGGCTCTTGCTTTGCAGTGATTAAAGAGCGGTGATAAGGGTAGCAGCACACAGAAAGCAGTCTGGCTTTTGTTTGTTGCATGTCAAAAAGAGGTGGTGGCTTCCATTTAAGAATCAAGAGGGGGTGCTTGATGTTGACAAGACACATACATAAAGAAGATTGTTGGAAACCACATCTGTGAATGGTTGTCCCTCATGGAGAGGAGACAAGAGAAGTATGTTGCTTTTGGGACATGTTGGTGCTTAACCATGTATCATGTATGCTAAGGCTCAAGGACCCTTTTGGTTCTAACAACGACGCACTATCAAATTGGTATTGCACCTTTGCTGCGTTCTATTTATACCTTTGTAACATGACCCTCAAGGACCCTTTTGGTTCTAACAGCAATACATTCATCAAATTGGTGTTGCACCTTTGCTAAGTTCTAATTGTACCTTTGTAACACAACTCTGTAGTGTGAAAAATTCGCTTGACAAGATCACAAGAACAAATAAGTCCAGCATTCAAGTTTTTGCTGTCATGTTGTTGTAAATTTCACTCACATAATATGCATAGTATTTGTGTCAAACACATGACTTTGGTAACTGATTGATACGTTCAATGAAaatcttctcttttcttcttaaAGAAAAAACTAACTCATATCTAATTGTAGATTTATTATACATCCGTCAAGTGCTATTTCAAATttacttcatttttcttttttgaaaaatatatctaTTTGAGGTTGTGCCTGTTTTAGTCTGTTCTATACACACTTTATTTGCCTTGATATTATGTGTGtgtatctgtatataatatatatacacacacacatatatctaTAATACTATAAAGGGGATTCTCCCTTTTGGCGTcttctttcaaaaatgtcaaatttatccctataactaatgattattttaaaatactcctTTAACTACCCACAATTATcctaaaatacccttataattatgtcaaatttatccctataattaCTCATAGTTATTCCAAAATACCCCTATAACTATCTTTAATACTATAAAGGGGATTCTCCCTTTTGGTgttatctttcaaaaatgtcaaatttatctcTATGACTACCAATTATTATTCCAAAATACTCTTAACTACCCACAACTATCCGAAAATACCCTTATAAATATGttaaatttatccctataactgttcataattatcccaaaataccCCTATAACTATCTACAACTATTCCAAAATGCTCTTAtactattaaatttttttttttattttctttatatttttttaaaaaattttgaaaaatagagaGCTGTGGAGCATGCACATAGTGCATGTCCATGGCTAGTATAATATTTCAAGGGGTGGGAAAGTAGGTTAATAGGTTGTACTTGGGTGATTAATGGGTGAGATTTAGCGGGTTGGGTTTGGATTGACCTGTTTATAAAAGGATGAATGAAACGTATACATGTATTTGCCCAATCAATTGACGATTATAAATGGTACCTGttaacaaataataaaatatttaataattttttttaatataatttctttaatattttaacatatgAATATTGGACTTACGTCTTAGTTTATTGATTTTCTCTCGAAACACTTTCTAGTGCAAGTACAAAAgaaggaaatcctaaaaaagtaCAATTTAAGGATATGTTCTATTTGTCTGAAAGAAGTTGTGAGTAACCCATTCGGTAATGACCTATTTTGCCAGCCTGCCCTTGCCTTGAGATATTATAGAAAATGAATTAGGATTCTTTAATAAACCAATCAAATTGATGTGTCTTCAGACTTGGAGATCACATGAATATGTGTAACGTTTGGGAATGCACACACTGACATTTGAAGCTGGTACCCAAGTCTCTAAAGTAGGTAAATACTGAATATATGCAATTACAATATAAGTAAATGCTAAGTTTTATTCCTGTTTTTTTGTGTGTAATAGATGTTTCTTTTAAAATGTTGTTGCAGTTTATTAAATATGGTCTAGTTATAATGTTCAATGCGACTATGTGGGGATGTTACGTCAACAGCCTGAAAGCTCTGTCATCTCTACAAGCTACTGTGACGAACTTTGCTACCAACTTCCTTTCTTCAGGTCTAGCTGGATTTTTCCTGTTTGAAGAACCATTATCCTTTAAGGTAAATTGAAAGCTACCTTATGATAAAGATGAATTTTAAGTCTGGGTTTCAACCTGAAGCTCCTTCCTTGTTTAAATGTTAAAAATCCATTGCACTTTATTCTTGTTTTGGGAAACATATTTATCTTGTACATGTAAAAAATTATGATGTCTAAGTCAATATCTGCTTGTATACTTCAATTGCAggatatataattaaattatttgtaCTTCCATCTCTTTGTTTAGTTTGCAGAATAGGGCAAAGCAGCTAAGAAACTAAACATGAAATCTGGGGGAAATATGCAGAACAGAACAATGGACTGGGCAACTAAAATAGTTGAATTACaaaagaaaatgaaggaaaataaaCCTAGCTGAATTTAATAATAGTTTAGCTGCTACAATGGAGGTTACGATGTCCTATGCTACTGGTCCCAAGTGTTAATGTTTAACTTTGTTTATGCATACTGATACAACTGTTGTTTTGGGCGAGCACTGTCTCATGCCCGAAGCTAATACAGCATGTGGATGAACTGGTGCTTGTAAACAGTTACTTTCTATTGAAAGAACCCCCAAGATGATTGATCTTATGGGATTTAGCCCTTTGTGCTCTGCATCATCTTCTATGCGGTTCTTTATTCCCCCAGAAGGGTATCCTTAGGAAAATGGTACTCCTATTGCCAACCTCAAGTGGTGAAACTCAATGCTTATTTTTGTTCACTTGGGACCCTTTTGTTTCAATTTGCCACATTTACATAAGAATGGAATGGAATTGAGAGGAATATAAtctaatttatcacttgattttgtCATACTAACTCAAATTTTCATTCCTACTCCCATTCCATCTGCAAACCAAGCATGACGTTGAACAATAAAGCAGTATTAGTGAGAGACTCGCATGTGATTAAGCAGCTGCAATTTCTGATTGCTACTTTGGTTGGCCTCACAGTGGCTTGCAGGTGCCCTGGTGATTGTAATTGGTGTATTAGTTCTTACAAGATCAAGCATAGAGAGGAAGACACCCACAGATTAGGCTTTTGCTTTGGCTGTTCAGCATTTGTCTCCACCCATCTGAATTGCACAGTGATTTCCAATGGGCTCCCACTTTCTAGGCTGCAGATCGTTGTATAGCAGAGGTCGCTGGTTCTTATTTTTTTTcggttgtttttgtttttgggtagAAGAAAGTTAATAGGTTGGTATTCATCTGTGGATGTTTTGTGTGTACAGTTTTTCATAGCTGTATGATTCCCATAACTTCGCACTTAGGCTACATTAATTGCGTCTTATAAGTTTAAATAGATTTACCTTTTAACACGATTCTTCAATTGAAGAATGGAATGGAATAATATTTAGTGGAACGGAATTAACTTGATTACTAAGATTCatcatatttttcatttaaatttttatttcatttttttcctaTTCTATGTGTAAAATGAGGTATTGTGCATCTCTACTACATTTGTTATTTCATCATTAATTAATGCAAGACCTGTAATTACGAATATTAAGGGTTGTATACTCatggaaaatagtttttattttttaatttaattatttaaaaagttGGTAAAAAattcaactaatttttttttggttatttttataacatttaaatgaaataaatgggcaaaaataaatatttttgaccTTATTTCTATgttaatatgttttattttcatttctaaattttcaactaattataataattccatattattgtttaatttttaaaaatttatatagaaaagttgggAAAACATCTTTTTagctattttttatatttttaatttttactttacaTATGGGGGTGTTGAGTTTGAATCTTggattttaatttgtatgaattgaGTGTTTTTGCTAAATTCAcgcaaattcaaattcaactcTCAAAATCTATGATCTAAATAttatcttatataatttttgaaaaattagaaacaaagttTTAGTTTTggtaattaatttataatttagaaataaaaaatagaaaattgttTTGCACTTTTAATTAAACcctttttaaaaatctttttaacACGTTCTTtataaataacaataaattaaaatttcaataatCCTTTGGAAAACTAAAggataaaaaacataaaatatttttcacaactaaatgaGCCATAAAATTTTCATGGACAAGAATTCAACAAATGGTAAGATGCAATATAGATAATTGATACAACATTAATTTAATCTAAAATAAAGTAATGATGTataattatattgaattttgtctTAATCTACATAAATTCGAATTTTAAGGTTTTAAAGTAAGATAATTATGTATGATAACTTCACAACAAGTTTGCTTTATAACTTTATAGATTAATGAAAGACCCTTATAAGTTTTAATTGAAGTCCCTATCATTTATGTACTCGAACTTTAATGTTTTtgtatttattcaaattcattgAATCTGTATTGAAACAACAACTTTATGTCTCCAAAATTTATATGAAATTCCTTAAATACTATATGCTGGCAACTCTAAACTTGAATACTTGAATATTCATACAGTGAacttttcaaaatatttgaatattcatgaattattatttttagataTGCATAGCTAATTGTTTGGTTATAGTGATCTTAACCCCATGTTTGTAAAAATCTTGAATTGAATTGTATTAGATtttgataaaatgtaatataaaattacattataatttgttcaaattcactcaaatttaaattcaagatctAAAATTTGTGCATCCAAATGCAAAATTTATTTTGGcatttatatttttatgaattgtAAAGGCACAACATACACCTATTTCTTTATATTATCTTATTTTATTAACCATAAGCAtgtcaaatttaaaaaaaaaaaacatttaagttCATAACTTCATGCAATTCATCATGGAATATTGTTATCAATAGAAATTACAAAAATGTTCTGCATTGAAACATTTGTATATACCATTGTGTTTGGTAGGAATAGGAAAAACCTttcttatttatgttttattgggTGAAAAGTCATAGTAAATATTGAGTACACCTTGTGTGTTAGTCGTATTAAATGACGTAGAGAATATTGCTATTTTACCATATATcaatggggttttttttttcttttgataacTCGGGGACTTTAACCACCATCACGCCACTTTGGATATTATGGTACGACGCCAAACCTGGGGGGGATGAAAGCTGTCCGTCCATTGATGCATTTCTGATAATTCACCGAGGTAAACTCTAAAGGGGAAGTCGAACGCGTGACCTTGGAGTCACTAAAGTCACAAGTCGTCCTTATTACTTGAGTCAACCTGGCTGAGTTACCATTTATCAATGTTAATGTATCAAAAGAGAGACTTCTTCATTTTGAGTGACTTAGGAAGCAGCTTTATCTTAACCTTTTTACCTTCTGCTCGAACCTTTCATGGAGGAATGACTTCATACCGTACTGAGTATTAGGTCAGACATTAATGACTGTAACTTACTACAGGAAACACCAAAAAGcatatagcaacacaattgaaCTTTAATGTACCAAACAAATGAATAATATAATGcagtattttctaaaaaaaacaaaaaaagagacAAAAAGGAGACAAATTATCATATACATTAtaacattaattaatttcaaGAACAACTTTTTgtataataattacaataaaacatatttataaaacattATAAATGATGTTATGAAAGAAAACTTAGTACTTAAACCATGCATTAAGGAgattaaaattcagattttgaatttctaaataaaactttacattttaaatttttgtcAATTTAAATTTtgtctttaattatttattgccaAGTGATAGTTCCACTTCAATTTTTTGCCATTTGAGGAGGCCATTTCAGGCGTGCGCGTAGCAAAACGTGCTCTGGCGGCAGCAACATTTGCTGCTGTGGAAAATTGGAATCCCGAAATTATATCCgcattttattttactttttagaATAAAATTATTCCGGGTAACACGTGCCTTAATTTCAGTTGCTGTTAGTTTGGTTAATGGCGATTCACCCTTTCCCAATGTACTTTTACAGCTTCCGAGTTGATTCAGTACCGGCCTCACGTGATCACTCCCTCTCCCCGCCGCGCCCACGTCCTTCTTATCGCAAGTCAAACCTCGAGTCAACCAGATCGATGGATCGTGATTCGCAAGCCACGGTCTCTTCTGTATACTGTGCCGCACCATATATGTACTCCGGAAGTATAAAACCGCagtaaaacaattttaaaaaataaaaaagaaaaaagaaaaaagaaaaaaggagagagGAAATGCGAGTCGCACACAGGTAAAACTAGAAGCTCCAGTCCCAAGACAAAAAGTTGAAATTCTTTCTTCTCTTCACAACAGTTTATTCGCACGCAGCTCCGAAGGGCTCTCCGTCGTCAATTTAGGGTTTTCGATCGCCTTCTTCGCTGCGATTCTGTCGTATTTTCTCCGGTAAGCTTCGATTTCACAGTAGCTTTTcaattgtttttttgtttttatcgTCTCTTTACAGGAATAACTGGCCACTGTTGTCACCTCGTCTGCCCTTACCTACCGCAATCTCGTCTTTGATTTGTCTCCATTGTAGCTCGAGCTTAGTTGCTGGCTCTTGTTAGAGCACTCGAGCGTTCTTTTTCTGCTTAATTTGTGCTATGCTTTGGGTTTTATTGTGGATGCGGACGCTTCGTCACGAACTTGGGGGTTTTCTTTTGTGGGGTTTTGGTCGGTAGTGTTCTCGCGTTAATTGCGCGAGACTGCTGCAGAATTTAATTTTCAAGCATTGGCGTTAAATTAGTTTGAGATTTGGTGTTTTCGAACTTTTTAGGCAAAAGTCTGCTATTTTTCCTTTCTTGACAAACGTTTTATTGGCTTTCTTTTCTTGAATTGTTTAAATTGCTATTCTTGAAAGCCTGGTTACTTAATTATGTATAAGAGAGTGTGTTATTAGTTTTATTGTCAACTATTTCTTGTGAGTTTAGGTGTTGATTCTTACTTTCCTGCGATTATTTGCTTCATGTTGGTTTTCTCTTGGGAGTGAGAAAAAGAAAGGCACTAATAATCTGTTGATAATATCTTGTTTTGGCAAGTAATAGATttgcaaatttttaatttaattcgTAAATGACTGCTTTGTGTGTTAGTATGTTTGATTTTCTGATGGCTCTTCTCGGGCATTTGTTTAATAGGTTACTGGTTgcattttaaagaaaaaaagagaattaAACTGTGACTGCCTGAAATTTAATTAGTGATGCATAATATTGACACCATTCTTAGACTATGGAGCATCATTGgctattttacataattattttaaaagctTATTTACTTCATTTTATTTTGATGCAAGATAAATTGTTGACTTTAGGAAAGATTCCATCCATATGGATTATTTTGACTGATCTAAAGCTGCTTTGGCGAAGATATCTATTGCTAGCTAGAGTAGAATGTAAAATCTCATTATTTTAATAAATTCTCTCTGCTCTGACACTTTTTCTCACATGAGGCTGAGGCTCAGTGTATTAATATTGAGCTGAGGCTGGTGCCAGTAGTAGTTTGGGCTAATATCTTTGTAATTAATATTATGTTTGAATAATTGTAAATGGATTGTCAAAAGTGCATATTGTTCTACTCTACGTGTTTAATTTTTCTTGGTGCATGATATCTTACTAAAAATGTATAACTTATAAGCTTACCTCCAAATTTCCCTTTTTTGGACAATAAGGGGTGCTATTTTCACTTTCCAGCCTTCTTAATGGTTTATGTTCTTGGCTACATGGATGGAAGTTTTGATATTGAACTTCAAGTGAGTGATTCAACTACAGCATACCTGCCATCATTTGGTAGTGGAGTTAGGATTTTGTTGTGTGAACTGTCACAATTTGTTTAATTGGATAAATAGGTAACATTTGGAGATCTGAAGGGATTTGGTAGAAGATGTTTGCTTTCCTGTTCCTGGTCTTTCACCATTCATTAATACAAAGAACTCAGTGTAGAATTTTATTCCTTAGCTAATTTTTATAAATGCTCATGTTTTGACTGCTGCTTTTCCATTGGATGCATGAATAAATAGATGTGCATGTGTTTTTGGACAAACCAAGAGCATGTGTTTTGGCTTGTTTTCTCCAAGTTCACTCTGTTTTTGTCTTGACACCAACGTGAGCATGATTGTTGATACAATTgtgattattattgttattattattattccctgACTAAGTTAATTCTGCAGTTGTCGTTACGACTTCCGCCTGGATGGTGCTTCATTTGGTCTCACGGGTTTATTGGGTTGGCCAAGGCCTTAgcgagcaatttttttttttttttaatttctttcctcAGTTTATTGTGTGAAATTAAAACTCTACTTGATCAATACTTTTTGCTGTGATGAGATATTTACAATGAATGCATGAGGGTGTATGTGGCGACAAATAAAGCCCTTTATGCACcaaaacactacaaaaaataccCCTCATCCTGCCTCCCTTACTGGCTCCAAATAAAGAGTCCCAGAATGAGAGAGTTCTTTTCAAGCTGACACTCTTTTTTATTGTGCTTTTTGTCAATGGAAGTTACAGTGGTTAGGAATAGGCAGTTTCTGCTGACACAAACCATGTACACGTGTGCATCAGTACTAATTATTTTCAGTACATGCTCTTTTTGTGTGTTTTGCAGAATAACGTTGCAATTTTTGCAATCAAGTCGTGCTGTCAAGAGTACCAGATATAACCATTCCATACTTTGTTCTCATGCCTCACAAGTTGAGCTTGAGTCTTCCTCAAGCTCAAGCCCATTTAACCAAAGGGCCCATAAATGCATGTGGTGTATGCCTCAGAACCTGACATCTTAAAAGTCTCATAACTTTACATCTTCAAATGGAACGCTTAAGAGAAAAGTGCAATTTGAATAACCATAGGAGCacataaatatgttgaaaattaaTTATTGTGTGAGGGGAGAGAGCATTCTGAAAGAGGTAATTAATCTGGCAATGCTGATAATAGGTGCCTCTACTTTAGGTGTTAATTGGAGCgtcaaattttgattttaacaaTTACATGTTGAGGAATGATGGACCTTGCTGCGctggatttttattttttcaatatctTCTGAAGCATCCGCAATATATTAATTCTTGAGAAAATAATGTGGAATATTAATGATGATGCTAGTGATGAATAATTTATGATGCTTCAATTCTAGAAATAAATTCCGGTAAATATTATTCCTTGTATTTCCAAAGACCTACGGACTGGGGGGAAAAAAATACTTTGTAGTTTCATTTGCATTAATGGTGCATTTTTGAAGCCTCAAAGCCTACAAGCCTACAACTTGATGCTTTGGGTTTTTCAAGCAGACATTACAGACATTAGAACTGCATTTCAATGTTTTacttaatttataattttatgaaaaaagaaatCACATTTCCTTCACCTCTTCTGTGTGAATTTTAAATAGTTCGAAGGGCTAATTATGTGCATTGCTTCCTTCCAGCATGTGAAAAGGTATAATGTATGTCTGTATTATGCACATTGGTGTCCTAAAAGATTATAGTAACATGTTATTAGATGCAGGATTTATCTAAATGTTGAATTTATTTAATGATCAAATTTATGagagatttttaaattttctttgtaGCTGAATGCAATATGGTATTTTTAACTATTTATTAACTTGTAAACTTTCTTGTTTCATTGATGTGTGGGGGCTTTAAGAGATTGTGCCTGTTTTGTGATTGatcagttaaatattttttccataattgattttctttttattttttgggtacTTGTAGACATTGCGAACACTCTGTGAATTGCCACAATTGTGTGGAAAGGGGGTGGCATATAGGTGGGGAGTTATTAACTAGG
The sequence above is a segment of the Malania oleifera isolate guangnan ecotype guangnan chromosome 8, ASM2987363v1, whole genome shotgun sequence genome. Coding sequences within it:
- the LOC131162481 gene encoding uncharacterized protein LOC131162481 isoform X1, whose translation is MASNRRKGYAWAISAGLNAALAAISAKLFSSLFIKYGLVIMFNATMWGCYVNSLKALSSLQATVTNFATNFLSSGLAGFFLFEEPLSFKWLAGALVIVIGVLVLTRSSIERKTPTD
- the LOC131162481 gene encoding uncharacterized protein LOC131162481 isoform X3, yielding MHTLTFEAGTQVSKFIKYGLVIMFNATMWGCYVNSLKALSSLQATVTNFATNFLSSGLAGFFLFEEPLSFKWLAGALVIVIGVLVLTRSSIERKTPTD
- the LOC131162481 gene encoding uncharacterized protein LOC131162481 isoform X2 translates to MVTSKRKVCAWAFSAGLKAALAAISTKLFSYLFIKYGLVIMFNATMWGCYVNSLKALSSLQATVTNFATNFLSSGLAGFFLFEEPLSFKWLAGALVIVIGVLVLTRSSIERKTPTD